The stretch of DNA TGGAGACGGCGTTGGCTTGTCGGCTGAGTTTGAACGCCAAGACGGTCATGCAAAATGACTCGTGCATATTTTGTGGTTCGACGCGTCCTAGACCCAATAGTGCATCGTGGCTGAGTCCCAATTCGTCACGCAATGGGCCGAGGTGTTCTTCGACCAAGTCTGCATCGAAGCGATCATGGCCGGCAGGAACCGGGGTATGCGTGGTGAAGACGCACATGGCAGCGGTCTCCCGCAGCGCCTCGTCAAAACCAAGTTCGTCTTCGGTGATCCGTCGACGAATGACTTCCAAGCCCGCGAACGCCGAGTGCCCTTCGTTCATGTGGAACATGCCCGGTTGAATGCCGATCGCTTCCAAAGCGCGCACACCGCCGATGCCCAACATAATTTCCTGACGAATCCGCGTGCGTTGGTCGCCGCCATACAAACGGGCGGTCAATTGACGATCCTCGTCTTTGTTTTGTTCGATGTCGGCGTCGAGCAAAAACAGTTTGACGCGGCCGACATCCACCCGCCACACGCGAGCATGAATGTCTCCGCCGCGAGTGGCGACGGAAATCACTACCGGTTTTCCTTCAGGATCCAATGCCGGCCGGACCGGCAGATCGTCAACGTTGAGTTCGGTATACGATTCCTGTTGCCAGCCGTTATCGTCGATGTATTGGTTGAAATAACCTTCATCGTAGAACAGCCCCACGCCGACCAACGGCACACCCAAGTCCGAGGCGCTTTTCAGGTGATCGCCTGAAAGCACACCCAGTCCGCCGGAATAAATCGGCAGCGATTCATGCAGGCCGAACTCGGCCGAGAAATAAGCGGCCGGCCGTTGTCCCAACACGCCGGCGTGCCGCGCACCCCAGGCATCGGTCGATTCCATATACCGCACCCAGCGCCGGTACGCCCAGTTGATTCTGGTGTTCAGGCCCATTTCCATGGCGCGGCGTTCCAGCTTTTCGGGCGGAAACTCCTGCAACAAGATGACGGGATTGTGTGCCAGTTTTGACCAACGGAGCGGGTCGATGCTGCGAAAAATTTCGCCCACTTCGGGTTGCCAAGACCACCACAAATTGCTGGTCAGTTCGGTCAATTTTTCGTGGAGGGTTTTTTGTTTAGCCATGAATTTCGCCGTCTCGTCTTCGTTTTATGATGCCGACACGCATCGAAGTGCGCGCCGCGCGGAACGACCAATGTACGGAATATAGCCGCGTGGATGTGGTTTAATGAATCACGCCGCGACAAGCAATACGAACCGATCAGACTCAGGGGCAGTCCCCAACATCTCTCGCGGTCGCGCGTCTTTCCAAAGTGGCGGAATCGCCTGCAGATCGAAAATCCACATCCGCCGCAGAGTATAGCGAATGGAAGCGTCTGCTCGAAGCCTAGACCAATCGCAGCCCGTCAAACACAGCAATTGCCGTCGCGCAGATTGGCCAGCTTGCCGGGTTTGACTTAGACTTGGGACTTGTTGCCGAAAATGTGCGACAACCAGTGCGACTCAGCGGTCGATCTCGCCCATGACGACGTCCAACGATCCCACGATCGATGGGATGTCGGCCAGCAAGCAGCCGCGGCAGAGGTCGGCGGTCACCGACAGATTGCAGAAGCATGAGCTTTTGGCCCGTGCGCGAAGCGGTGCCGCTTTTCCGTCGCCGACGAGATGAAATCCCATCTGGCCGCGGGGGCATTCCGTTTCCAAGTAGCATTCGGCCGAGGGGAGTTTGGTGTTCAACTTGAACGGCACGCGGTACTCGCCGGCAGCTGTGGGGTATTTTGCCATCGCTTGGCGAACCAGGCCGATCGATTGCACAACTTCCATCATCCGCACATAAAAACGGCACCAGTTGTCACCCAGGACCGCTTCGGGCGGCGCTTTTGCAAAGGGAGCAACCGGGATCTCGTACTCGTAACCTTCATACATGCGGGTGTAGATGCTTTCGCCGTCGCGACGCAGGTCGTGATCAACACCACTGCCCCGCAGCACCGGTCCGGTACAGCCGTAGCTAATGGCGTCTTCACGCGACAGTTCGCCGATGGCAGCGGTCCGCTTGATGAAGATGGAGTTTTCAGTCAGCAGCGTGTGGTACTCGAGAATCCGCGGCTCCAGCCAATCCAGGAACATTTCGGTTGCCTCCATCCAGGAGACATGTTCGTGCGGATCACGACCGGTCAAGGAAGCGAGTCCGGGCGGAATGTTGATCGATGCCGGCAGGTCATGCGTGGCGCCGCCGACGGTGATGTAGCTGTAGGTCAGCCGCGCACCGCAGACTTCTTCGAACAGATCGAGGATGATTTCGCGTTCGCGAAACGCGTAGAGGAACGGGCTGAAGCTGCCCAGGTCCAGCCCATAGGCACCCATGCCGACCAAGTGGCTGGCGATGCGTCCCAATTCGGCAATCATCACCCGCAGGGTCATTGCCTTTTCCGGGACTTCCATGCCGATGAGTTTTTCGGTGGCCAGCGCGAATCCCAGATTCATATTCATACCGGCCAGATAGTCCATCCGGTCGGTGTAGGGAATCCATTGTGGGGGAGACAGGTTCTCGCCAATTTTTTCCGCGCAACGATGCAGGTAGCCGATGTGCGGCGTGACTTCGTGCACGACTTCGCCGTCGGTCCGCAATAACAATCGCAACACGCCGTGGGTACTGGGGTGTTGCGGCCCCATATTGACCAACATCTCGTCGGTACGGACGTCGAACTCAATGACCCGGGGATCTTCTACTTGAATGCTCATCGCGGTCTCGCGGTGCTGTGTTGTCGTTTGAATTTAGTCCGTGCCGCCGGCAGTTGCTCACGGAGTTCGTATGTCATCTTGGCAAGAGCGAGGCTCCCGCTAAGCCGCTGGCGAGGATTAGTTGCGAACGCCGTGGTACTCGAGCGGAAAGTCGTAATCTTTGCGTAACGCATGACCGACCCAATCTTCCGGGCAGAGAATTCGCCGCAAATTTGGGTGTCCAGCGAAGTGGATGCCCATCAGGTCGTAGGCTTCTCGTTCGTGCCAATCGGCGATGCCCCACACGCCAGTTACCGAGGGTACTTCCGGCAATTGTCCTTGCTGGTCGTTTTGCCAACGGGGGAGTTTGACTTTGACCGTCAAAAAATGCTTGTGCGTGTAGCTGTATAAATGGTAGACGACTTCCAAGTGCGGCTCGTGTTCGAACTTGGCCGCCTTCTTTTCGTCCGGTTCAAAGTAGTCGACGGCGCTCAGATTGTTCAGCCCATCGAATCGCAAGTCGCTTGCGTCTCGCAGATAGGTGGTGACTTCCACAATCGCGTCCGAGGCGACTTCAATCCAGGGGTCGAGAGCGTCGGCGTCGACGGCGATGATTTTGTCGCCAAATTTCTCAACAAGTTGCTTATGAATTTCTGTGGCATTCATCGTGGCGGGTTGCCTGATCAAGAAGGGAATTCGCAAAGACAATCGAGAGACGCGGGGCTACGCGACAGGTGCGGGTTCACGTTGCTCGATGGGGAGTGGCGCGGGAACCGGCGGGCCGTCCTGCTTGGCCTTTTCTTGAATTTCTTGTGCCACGGCCCGGACCCAATCCAAGTCACCCCGTTTCCAGACGTAGGCAAAACCGACAAGCAGCACGGAGAAGAAGACGAGAATGTCTCCGACGCCCAACAAGCCGATGTCCATGGCGGTTTGCCGGGAAATTTCATGCGTCGCGGCGGTTGCGGGTTGATCGAGCAGCTTGGCGCTCAGTTCGGCGCGGTGATCGAGTTGTGCATCGGCCAGCTGCATGGAGCCGCCGAAGATCATCGCCCAGGGAAAGAAGAAGGCGACTTCGACGTCGAAGATAATAAACAGCAATGCGACCACGTAAAATCTTAGGTCAAACTGAATATAGCTGGTGCCGATGGTCGGTTCGCCGCACTCGTAGACGGAGATTTTTTCATCCGTCGGCTTATTGGGACGAACCAAAAGGCCGATCAGCAACGGAGCTAAAAGAAAAATCACGCCGACCAGCGAGAACATCAAAAAGTGTCCGACCAAATCCGTCATTGTCTTGCGATTGCCTTATTACGTATCCAGGGAGTCGGTGCACCGTTACCGAGTCGTTATTTTACTGAGTCGTTATTTCTTACCGCTTGCTAAATTCGAGCGGATGTTTCATTCGCTCGCGTCGTGCGTATCCAGCGGCTTCTCGCTTGTCAGCGAGTCTTCTAGAAGTGAGTGACGTCCGGAGAATCCGGCGTCCACTTCGTGCCAGTACGCGAGTTCTTCCTCACCCAGATGCCAGCACAGGTAAACCACCCGGCCGTCCATCATGTGTGGAAAATCGACGAGACCACGCTCGAAGTCTTTGAATTCAACGCCAAGTTCCTGCAGTTCGTCGACGTACTCCTGCAACTTTTCTTCATCGCGGCGCAGTTCTTGTTCGATCTGCTCAACTTCCTCACGATAAGGATTGTCGGCGTCGCTCTCTTGTGACCGTTTGACCTGCGAGTGATGCAGATGCTTCAACCGATCTTGACGTTCTCGAACGTCCTTCGCCTGACGCACGATGTCGCCGACGATCGCGCGAACTAACGGTAGGGTTTTGCGGGCCTCTTCCACCGTGAAGAGCTTCCCATCGAATGTTGTGGAATCCATGGTGAGGCCAATTGTATGAAATAGGCTGCTGTGACGGACATGCAGGTCGTCCTACGAAAAGCATGCTCGTTCTTGGCAGCGGTTTTAGTGATGAGCTTCAAAACCTGAAAGCCATCGTTGTTTCTGTGTCGCGATTCCGTCGTGTGGGTTTTGAAAGGAAAGTGATAACGCGTATCTCGCAAATGACTATGATTCCGCCGGTTCAAACGGACTTGGTTCGCCTTTGACCCAGACTGGTTCGGAGAGCACTTTGGATTCCGCGACAGCCGTAGGATTGAGCGTAGTTTGTCCCCATGCGACTTCCAATGGCAACTTGGAATAATCCACCACGCAACCGTCGCGGCCGTAACTGCTCAAGTCGTGGTTCGACCCCATGAAGATACAATCGACCGGACAAGGTTCGACACACAATGCACAAAACATGCATTTGGTGTAGTCAATCGTATAACCTTCGATCCGAAAACCTTTGCCGACAGGGCTTTTAACTTTATCGATATAAATGCAATCCACCGGACAGGCAGCGGCGCATTTGTCGCAGCCGATGCAGGTTGTCAGGTCGAAGCGGTGAAATCCGCGATACCGCGCTTTGACGGGAACCGGGACTTCGGGGTATTCGTAAACTTGCGTAAAGGCTCGACGGCCGTAGGTTTTACGCATCGTGCGCATCGTGACCCACATCCCGCTGACTACGGTTGAAACCGCCACCCAGATATTCCGAAACCATTCACGCATCACAAACTCCGATTTACCATCACTTCCCCGCCCGTTTGGCTTGTGGGGAAGTTGCCAACTGTCCAATCTGATAACCAACTCGCTGCTAACGACTCACAACTCAGGTGAAAGTCGTTCACCTTGAATTATATGACGTGAAGGTCCCGCTGCAAGTCACATGCGCCGCTTCTCATTTCCGGGAATACCCGTGCCCGTTGCTGAACGGCTTGGCTGGCGGCACTGTTCGCCCTATTTGTGGCTTGGTGCTCGCGCTCGGCATAAAATTCTAGAATTCCCGCCAAATGACTCAATTTTTGGACGTCAAATCGCATTGGTCATGGCGACCAGTTTCGCCAAAACCAATTCCGCAGCGCGAGAGTCGATCGCCTCTGCTGCTGTTGTGGCGGCTTCCAGGGGATCCTCGGTTTTGCCGACAGCCAGCAATGCCGCGGCGGCGTTGGCAATGACCACATCTCGATGCGGTCCAGGTTCTGCGGCAAAAATCGCCTGAATCACCTGGGCGCTCTCCTCAGCGGATTCCACACGCAGGTCGTCCGCTGAACATTCGTCTACGCCAAACGACGCGGCTGTCCATTCGTGCTGCGATATCTCTTCGCCACGCACTTCCCAGGCCAGGGTAGTACCCCACAGGCTGACTTCGTCCAATTCGTTATTGCCACAAACCACCAGTGCCCGCGAGCGTTTTAGTTGGGCAACGGCTGCTGCCAGGATCTCAGCGGTCGCGTTGCGACTGGCCCCCAGCAGTTGAAATTCAGCGCGAGCCGGATTGGTTAGCGGTCCTAGCAGATTGAAAATCGTAGGAAACCCCAAGGTCCGGCGGATTGGCGCCGCATGTTTCATGGCTCCGTGCATCAACGGGGCGAAGCAAAACCCGATGCCGATTTCATCCAGGCATTGTGTGACGGTCGCCACGGGAACGTCGACTTTTACGCCCAAAGCTTCTAAGACGTCTGCCGAACCGCTCGAACTGGACACACTGCGATTGCCGTGCTTGGCGACCGGGATGCCCAGTGCCGCAGCGACGATCGCCGTGGCGGTGCTGATATTAAAGGTGTGTAGCTTGTCGCCCCCGGTCCCGCATGTGTCCAGCAAACCCGTTTTATCGCTGGTCACCGATACGGCACGTTCCTGCATCGCCTGAGCCGCGCCGACGATTTCACCTACGGCTTCGCCCTTCATCCGTAAGGCCGTCAGTAGCGAGGCGATCTCAGCGGCCGTCCATTGGCCGTCCATAATGCCGCCCACACAGTCCCGCATTTCTTGGGCGGAAAGGTCCAGGCGCTGCAAAAGTTTTACGATTGCGTCGGTGAAATTGCTCATGGAAGATGGCTCATCGAAAAATCCAAACCCCTAACAAATCGATCGGCCATCGCGCGAACTTGCGCCATTGATGGGCGGCATTTGATTCCTCAACACACCATAACAAAAAACGCATCCCAGGCCGAGTTGCCAATGCGGTGATTCTGGGTTGCGCAGAGCGCGCATTCGCAATTGACCTAATTCCGGGAGAGTCATAGAATGCGCAACGTTCTGCCACAAAAAGTGTTACGAGCGATCGCAACTCAGGAGTTTTCTCTTGCCTCGAAAGCTGATCATTGACGTCGACCCAGGAATTGGCGATGCCGTAGCCGTCATTGCGGCTCTGTGCGACCCCGAACTTGATGTCGTCGCCCTCACCGCGACTGCGGGTTGCGTCCCGGCCGACGTTGCCACTCGCAATCTGCAAACCATTGTCGAACAAATCGACCCCGACAAACGGCCCCGTATGGGAGCCGCTGCCGAAAGCGGGGCCAAACCGACCGCCGACAAGGCACAAGCGATTAGTGAGATCGCCAAGCTGCATGGCCCGTCCGGCTTGGGTGACCGCCAAATCGAAGTCGCCGACCTGCATCATCGGCATGATTCGGCCAAATTGATGACCGACCTCGTGCGGGCCAGTCCCAATGAGTGCACACTGCTGACCCTGGGCCCGCTGACTAATGTTGAAGTTGCCTGCGAACGTTGCCCCGACTTTTTGAATTTGTTGGGTGACCTCGTCTGTCTGGGCGGATCGGTGGCCGTCGGCGGCGATGCGAATGCCGCGGCTGAGTTCAACATGTTCTACGACCCCACCGCTGCGCGCAACGTTCTCAATAGCCCCGCCACCAAAACCATTGTGCCGTTGGACGTCAGTAACCAAGTTGTGATGACGTTCGAGGAATTCAACCGGTTGGGTCTGGAACCGGAGTCTGCGCAGCAAGCGTTTTTACACGAAACGCTCGCCTACTATTTGCGGTCCCACCATGAGCACTTAGGCTTGGAGGGAATTCAACTCCGCGAATTGGCCGCACTGGCATTCATCACGCATCCCCGGTTTTTCGAGACACAGCGGATGGTGATCGACGTCGAGACGCGCGGCGAATTGACCCGCGGCATGACGGTCTTCGACCGCCGCGCGACCGAGCAATGGCAGACCAACATCGACGTCGTGATAGATGTTGATGTCCGCGGCGTGTTGGATTACTTGACCGACATGTTGAAATGTGTGTGACGGCCAGCCGCCGACGCTCCCCTCTCAAAGTCTAGCGAGACCGTTGCTATGCAGCCTCGGTTGGGATAGTTTGCAGTGGCAAGAAACTCCATTGCAGTTCACCCCATTGAGCAACCTCACTTCTTGAGGTTGTCCTCGCATTTCATCGGAAGGGGCGGTCATGCTCACCATGCGGTCAATTCTTACGTTGATTTCAGTTGTCCTGCTGACCACCATGTCGACCAGCCGCGCGCTGGCGGCGGATTGGATTGATCTCTCGAAAGCAGAGATCGTCATGCCCGACGACGGCACTGTCGTCAAGACCGCGCGACGTGTGCTCACCGAAGAAGTCGCCAAGCGGACCGGAATCGAATTGGCCCATGGCACGTCACTTGGCAAAAGCAAGGCGCCGGTCATCGTGCTCTGTCGCGCCGACAAAGCTCCCGCGGAATTGCGAGAGTTCGTCGCCGCCATGAAAGTGCCCCAGCAGGCGGAAGGTTTTGCCATTGCCGTCAACCAACAGGGCGCGACTCCCATCGTGGTGCTGGCCGGGTATGACGAACCCG from Symmachiella dynata encodes:
- the glgP gene encoding alpha-glucan family phosphorylase; this encodes MAKQKTLHEKLTELTSNLWWSWQPEVGEIFRSIDPLRWSKLAHNPVILLQEFPPEKLERRAMEMGLNTRINWAYRRWVRYMESTDAWGARHAGVLGQRPAAYFSAEFGLHESLPIYSGGLGVLSGDHLKSASDLGVPLVGVGLFYDEGYFNQYIDDNGWQQESYTELNVDDLPVRPALDPEGKPVVISVATRGGDIHARVWRVDVGRVKLFLLDADIEQNKDEDRQLTARLYGGDQRTRIRQEIMLGIGGVRALEAIGIQPGMFHMNEGHSAFAGLEVIRRRITEDELGFDEALRETAAMCVFTTHTPVPAGHDRFDADLVEEHLGPLRDELGLSHDALLGLGRVEPQNMHESFCMTVLAFKLSRQANAVSSLHGVVSRRMWANLWPWRSEEEIPIGHITNGVHVPTWLAGQMRLLYDRVLPDHWYLNSGQPEVWADFESVSPGELWETHQLLKTRLIDYSRRKLVAQAERRKESPEQIEKMRASLDPQILTIGFARRFAPYKRSDLFMRDLDLLADLIGDEERPIQFIFAGKAHPADDNGKAIVQRIHQLSQDERFRGRVVLLENYDINLGRHLVQGVDVWLNNPRRPLEASGTSGQKVVLNGGLNCSILDGWWAEAYDGSNGFAIGTGRTHVNQEIQDQRDADSLMKVLTEEVVPLYYRRDVDDLPQEWIKRMKRAVRTLGWRFNADRMVMDYVLETYIGASGGLSCDMDLH
- a CDS encoding NADH-quinone oxidoreductase subunit D, with amino-acid sequence MSIQVEDPRVIEFDVRTDEMLVNMGPQHPSTHGVLRLLLRTDGEVVHEVTPHIGYLHRCAEKIGENLSPPQWIPYTDRMDYLAGMNMNLGFALATEKLIGMEVPEKAMTLRVMIAELGRIASHLVGMGAYGLDLGSFSPFLYAFREREIILDLFEEVCGARLTYSYITVGGATHDLPASINIPPGLASLTGRDPHEHVSWMEATEMFLDWLEPRILEYHTLLTENSIFIKRTAAIGELSREDAISYGCTGPVLRGSGVDHDLRRDGESIYTRMYEGYEYEIPVAPFAKAPPEAVLGDNWCRFYVRMMEVVQSIGLVRQAMAKYPTAAGEYRVPFKLNTKLPSAECYLETECPRGQMGFHLVGDGKAAPLRARAKSSCFCNLSVTADLCRGCLLADIPSIVGSLDVVMGEIDR
- a CDS encoding NADH-quinone oxidoreductase subunit C codes for the protein MNATEIHKQLVEKFGDKIIAVDADALDPWIEVASDAIVEVTTYLRDASDLRFDGLNNLSAVDYFEPDEKKAAKFEHEPHLEVVYHLYSYTHKHFLTVKVKLPRWQNDQQGQLPEVPSVTGVWGIADWHEREAYDLMGIHFAGHPNLRRILCPEDWVGHALRKDYDFPLEYHGVRN
- a CDS encoding NADH-quinone oxidoreductase subunit A, with translation MTDLVGHFLMFSLVGVIFLLAPLLIGLLVRPNKPTDEKISVYECGEPTIGTSYIQFDLRFYVVALLFIIFDVEVAFFFPWAMIFGGSMQLADAQLDHRAELSAKLLDQPATAATHEISRQTAMDIGLLGVGDILVFFSVLLVGFAYVWKRGDLDWVRAVAQEIQEKAKQDGPPVPAPLPIEQREPAPVA
- a CDS encoding DUF2203 domain-containing protein, with the protein product MDSTTFDGKLFTVEEARKTLPLVRAIVGDIVRQAKDVRERQDRLKHLHHSQVKRSQESDADNPYREEVEQIEQELRRDEEKLQEYVDELQELGVEFKDFERGLVDFPHMMDGRVVYLCWHLGEEELAYWHEVDAGFSGRHSLLEDSLTSEKPLDTHDASE
- a CDS encoding NuoI/complex I 23 kDa subunit family protein — encoded protein: MREWFRNIWVAVSTVVSGMWVTMRTMRKTYGRRAFTQVYEYPEVPVPVKARYRGFHRFDLTTCIGCDKCAAACPVDCIYIDKVKSPVGKGFRIEGYTIDYTKCMFCALCVEPCPVDCIFMGSNHDLSSYGRDGCVVDYSKLPLEVAWGQTTLNPTAVAESKVLSEPVWVKGEPSPFEPAES
- the trpD gene encoding anthranilate phosphoribosyltransferase — encoded protein: MSNFTDAIVKLLQRLDLSAQEMRDCVGGIMDGQWTAAEIASLLTALRMKGEAVGEIVGAAQAMQERAVSVTSDKTGLLDTCGTGGDKLHTFNISTATAIVAAALGIPVAKHGNRSVSSSSGSADVLEALGVKVDVPVATVTQCLDEIGIGFCFAPLMHGAMKHAAPIRRTLGFPTIFNLLGPLTNPARAEFQLLGASRNATAEILAAAVAQLKRSRALVVCGNNELDEVSLWGTTLAWEVRGEEISQHEWTAASFGVDECSADDLRVESAEESAQVIQAIFAAEPGPHRDVVIANAAAALLAVGKTEDPLEAATTAAEAIDSRAAELVLAKLVAMTNAI
- a CDS encoding nucleoside hydrolase, with product MPRKLIIDVDPGIGDAVAVIAALCDPELDVVALTATAGCVPADVATRNLQTIVEQIDPDKRPRMGAAAESGAKPTADKAQAISEIAKLHGPSGLGDRQIEVADLHHRHDSAKLMTDLVRASPNECTLLTLGPLTNVEVACERCPDFLNLLGDLVCLGGSVAVGGDANAAAEFNMFYDPTAARNVLNSPATKTIVPLDVSNQVVMTFEEFNRLGLEPESAQQAFLHETLAYYLRSHHEHLGLEGIQLRELAALAFITHPRFFETQRMVIDVETRGELTRGMTVFDRRATEQWQTNIDVVIDVDVRGVLDYLTDMLKCV